One part of the Synechococcus sp. UW179A genome encodes these proteins:
- a CDS encoding response regulator transcription factor: MVSSATPKTRLLLVDDEARLTELLKMELEVEGYEVDVAADGATGLIRARTDPSPDLIVLDWNLPDFSGVDICQRIRSSAITTPILMLTGHDDVADRVTALDAGVDDYLVKPFSIEELMARLRAMQRRASTFSGAAGDGQHPETLQVGDLVMNTSTRDVSRSGQLIQLSVKEYELLNFLMRGQGKVLERSEIMHGVWGENFYGDDNLLDVYIRYLRQKIESSERPALIHTVRGVGFILREERQLETS, translated from the coding sequence ATGGTCTCCTCCGCCACTCCGAAGACGAGGCTCCTACTGGTAGACGACGAGGCTCGCCTCACGGAACTCCTGAAGATGGAACTGGAGGTTGAAGGGTATGAAGTTGATGTGGCCGCGGATGGTGCGACTGGTCTGATCCGAGCCCGCACGGATCCATCCCCAGACCTCATTGTTCTGGATTGGAATCTTCCTGATTTCAGTGGCGTGGACATCTGCCAGAGAATCCGCAGTAGCGCCATCACCACACCGATCCTGATGCTCACCGGCCACGACGACGTCGCTGATCGTGTGACGGCTCTGGATGCTGGAGTTGACGACTATCTGGTGAAGCCTTTTTCAATCGAAGAACTGATGGCACGACTGCGGGCTATGCAGAGACGTGCCAGCACATTCTCTGGTGCAGCTGGCGATGGACAACATCCTGAAACGCTCCAGGTCGGAGATCTGGTGATGAACACGAGCACAAGAGATGTGAGCCGGTCAGGCCAGTTGATTCAGTTATCCGTAAAGGAATACGAATTGCTCAATTTCCTGATGCGTGGTCAGGGGAAAGTGCTTGAACGTTCCGAAATCATGCACGGAGTCTGGGGTGAGAACTTTTACGGTGATGACAATCTGCTCGATGTTTACATCCGCTACCTACGTCAGAAGATCGAATCAAGTGAGCGTCCTGCATTAATCCACACCGTGAGAGGTGTGGGTTTCATCTTGCGAGAAGAGCGTCAGCTTGAGACCTCATGA
- a CDS encoding M23 family metallopeptidase — protein MVLRWLAASVLLSIPALQGPVNPPELKPLPPPLTFDRSLESLERNRVITPLERRQLETGEQARPIDVPAFQKACRSGALSQQECSSGVAVRRRSSRLQPRVVWKGRDETLTGLSRRGFDGTPLPPISVPVKALLAGSSATFRLETVFAVSPRPASISGNGDRKLLFPIIGSAITTSEFGWRIHPIIGRWLMHAGKDLAAPEGTPVVAALSGTVLSSGLAGGYGIAVELDHAQPTRRTLYGHLSEIYVKSGQKVRQGEVIGRVGSTGLSTGPHLHFELRKPEAGGWVAVDPGDLDLNPLTASGADAVSLLVGQLMTSLERSQDS, from the coding sequence TTGGTTCTGCGTTGGCTTGCCGCATCGGTTCTGCTGTCCATCCCTGCCCTGCAGGGGCCAGTGAATCCTCCTGAGCTCAAGCCGCTACCACCGCCGCTGACCTTCGATCGTTCGCTGGAGTCCCTCGAACGAAATCGCGTCATCACACCGCTCGAGCGTCGGCAGCTTGAAACGGGGGAACAGGCCCGACCCATCGATGTTCCGGCGTTCCAGAAGGCCTGCCGCAGCGGTGCGCTCTCGCAGCAAGAATGCAGCAGTGGTGTGGCGGTGCGCCGCCGTAGTTCCCGTCTGCAACCACGCGTTGTCTGGAAAGGTCGTGACGAAACGCTCACCGGGTTGTCCAGACGCGGCTTTGATGGCACACCGCTTCCTCCGATCTCAGTACCGGTGAAAGCTTTGCTGGCAGGCTCCTCTGCCACGTTCCGTCTGGAGACGGTGTTTGCGGTTTCACCCAGGCCCGCGTCGATCTCTGGCAACGGTGATCGCAAGCTGCTGTTCCCGATCATCGGTTCAGCCATCACCACCAGTGAATTCGGCTGGCGGATCCATCCGATCATCGGCAGATGGCTGATGCATGCCGGCAAGGACCTGGCTGCCCCTGAAGGGACCCCAGTGGTCGCTGCGTTGTCTGGCACGGTCCTGAGCAGCGGTCTCGCGGGTGGTTATGGCATTGCTGTGGAGCTGGATCATGCCCAGCCCACACGTCGGACCCTGTATGGACATCTTTCAGAGATTTACGTGAAGTCCGGCCAGAAGGTTCGTCAGGGTGAAGTGATCGGCCGTGTTGGCAGTACGGGGCTTAGTACAGGACCGCATCTGCATTTTGAACTGCGTAAGCCTGAGGCCGGTGGCTGGGTGGCTGTCGATCCTGGCGATCTTGACCTCAACCCGCTCACTGCTTCCGGTGCAGACGCCGTGTCGCTGCTTGTGGGGCAGCTGATGACCAGTCTCGAGCGTTCACAGGACTCATGA
- a CDS encoding biotin--[acetyl-CoA-carboxylase] ligase: MGEAPLTFVRTGRGLLLHDLRRHGHDSWWLRRLGVCASTETELSQWLVQQPWCDLHSRAVLADHQIRGHGQYGRRWMAPMGGVWLSAALPWPQQQCSTGLFGLTVALALAEQVESTGLRVSIKWPNDLMIDSRKLAGVLPTLVFRGSRVRLARIGVGLNVNNPVPPSAVSLRQLLSSGRCRLRIWQAAVLRALDRARELALEPCMVVRQAEQRLWAESVADPATGEAWQVRGIGMDGRLLLEQGTRRTSWTRWTDSPEQDL; this comes from the coding sequence GTGGGAGAAGCGCCATTGACCTTTGTGCGGACGGGCCGGGGGCTATTGCTGCATGATCTGCGGCGCCATGGTCATGACTCCTGGTGGCTGAGGCGGTTGGGCGTCTGTGCCAGCACTGAGACCGAGCTGTCTCAATGGCTTGTGCAACAGCCCTGGTGTGACCTCCATTCACGCGCTGTGTTGGCTGATCATCAGATCCGTGGCCATGGACAGTACGGACGCCGCTGGATGGCACCGATGGGTGGTGTCTGGTTGAGCGCGGCTCTTCCCTGGCCTCAGCAGCAATGCTCAACGGGCTTGTTTGGTCTCACAGTGGCTCTTGCTTTGGCGGAGCAGGTCGAGTCCACTGGCCTGCGGGTGTCTATCAAGTGGCCCAATGATCTGATGATTGATTCCCGCAAACTGGCCGGTGTGCTGCCCACCCTGGTCTTCCGCGGCAGCCGGGTCCGACTAGCCAGGATCGGGGTCGGGCTCAACGTGAATAATCCTGTGCCCCCAAGTGCGGTTTCCCTTCGGCAACTTCTTTCTTCAGGGCGATGTCGGCTGAGGATCTGGCAGGCAGCCGTGCTGCGAGCACTCGACCGCGCCCGCGAGTTGGCGCTTGAGCCTTGCATGGTGGTCCGTCAGGCCGAGCAGCGTCTCTGGGCTGAATCGGTTGCTGATCCAGCCACGGGAGAGGCCTGGCAAGTGCGAGGCATTGGCATGGACGGACGTCTGCTTTTGGAGCAGGGGACCCGGAGGACCAGCTGGACCCGTTGGACTGACAGTCCTGAACAGGATCTCTAA
- a CDS encoding aminotransferase class I/II-fold pyridoxal phosphate-dependent enzyme, which yields MITSDRLARLGSGVFDRNDRRKSAYVDSERQKHQALIDLSLGSTDLAPPVAAVEAMAEVLQHSSSSSYCLHAGTQSFRSAAASWCQQRFGVQVDAETEVLLLVGSQEGTAHLPLAVLDPGDSALILDPSYPSHRGGLELADADIHTLPLTAERDWAPDFDALSSDQWQQLGLMVLGFPHNPTARTGEQAWLDEAMHRSVQHDLVLAHDNPYVDLALEGDAPSLLRCPHWRERGIEFFSLSKGWCLGGFRLAFAVGAAPLIHALRQLKGVVDFNQCQALQRGAVVALDQHADWPSRLLPVYRQRRDRMRQALADLGWTVPIPSMALYLWMPIPEWASARGWSDEQLAAELLDHCGVALTPGSGFGDAGRGWLRLALVRPVKDLENAVTRLQPWWEKRH from the coding sequence ATGATCACCTCTGATCGCCTCGCAAGACTCGGCAGCGGCGTCTTCGATCGCAATGACAGGCGCAAATCGGCATACGTCGACAGTGAACGTCAGAAGCACCAGGCTCTGATCGATCTTTCTCTCGGCTCCACTGATTTGGCGCCACCAGTCGCTGCCGTGGAAGCCATGGCCGAGGTGCTTCAGCATTCCTCTAGCTCCTCGTACTGCCTTCATGCAGGGACGCAATCGTTCAGGAGTGCTGCTGCCTCATGGTGTCAGCAGCGCTTCGGGGTTCAAGTGGACGCCGAGACCGAAGTGCTGCTGCTGGTGGGATCGCAGGAAGGTACAGCTCATCTGCCTCTCGCAGTTCTTGATCCCGGCGATTCGGCTCTGATTCTTGACCCCTCCTACCCCTCTCACCGGGGTGGCCTAGAACTGGCGGATGCCGACATTCACACCCTTCCACTGACGGCTGAGCGGGACTGGGCTCCAGACTTCGACGCGCTCTCTTCAGACCAATGGCAGCAGTTGGGTTTGATGGTGCTCGGTTTTCCTCATAACCCCACCGCCCGCACTGGAGAGCAGGCCTGGCTGGATGAGGCCATGCACCGATCGGTTCAACACGATCTGGTGCTGGCCCACGACAACCCTTATGTGGATCTGGCGCTGGAGGGCGATGCCCCATCACTGCTGCGCTGTCCCCACTGGCGTGAGCGAGGAATCGAATTCTTCTCTTTGTCCAAGGGATGGTGTCTCGGAGGATTCCGATTGGCGTTTGCGGTGGGGGCTGCCCCGTTGATCCATGCGTTGCGCCAGCTCAAAGGTGTCGTTGACTTCAATCAGTGCCAGGCGCTTCAGCGGGGCGCGGTGGTGGCGCTGGATCAACATGCCGACTGGCCATCACGTCTCCTGCCTGTTTATCGCCAGCGCCGCGACCGCATGCGACAGGCCTTGGCTGATCTTGGCTGGACCGTGCCAATTCCATCCATGGCCCTCTACCTCTGGATGCCTATTCCGGAATGGGCGAGTGCCAGGGGCTGGAGCGATGAACAACTTGCGGCTGAGTTGTTGGATCACTGCGGCGTGGCGCTGACCCCCGGTTCCGGCTTTGGTGATGCGGGTCGCGGTTGGTTGCGGCTGGCTCTTGTCCGTCCTGTCAAGGATCTGGAGAACGCTGTCACCCGCCTACAGCCCTGGTGGGAGAAGCGCCATTGA
- a CDS encoding PspA/IM30 family protein, with protein MGFFDRLSRLLRANVNDLVSKAEDPVKILDQSVADMQEDLVKLRQAVAMAIASQKRLRNQADQAESQARTWYERAELALKKNEEDLAREALTRRKTFQETSAALAKQVQGQDAQVETLKKSLVALEGKIAEARTKKDMLKARAQAAKAQQQLQSAVGNMGSNSAMAAFERMEDKVQAMEASSQAAAELAGADLESQFAALEGGDDVDDDLAALRQQLAGGPEAVALPAAEQGKADAVKPVNVSEVDNDLEELRRSIDKI; from the coding sequence ATGGGTTTCTTCGACAGGCTCAGCCGACTGCTGCGCGCCAACGTCAACGATCTCGTGAGCAAGGCCGAGGATCCCGTCAAGATTCTCGACCAATCCGTTGCGGATATGCAGGAGGATCTGGTGAAGCTTCGCCAGGCTGTCGCCATGGCGATCGCCAGTCAGAAGCGCCTTCGCAATCAGGCGGATCAAGCTGAATCCCAGGCGCGCACCTGGTACGAACGGGCGGAGCTCGCTCTCAAGAAGAACGAAGAGGATTTGGCCCGAGAGGCACTTACCCGGCGGAAAACATTCCAGGAGACCTCTGCCGCTCTGGCCAAGCAGGTGCAGGGTCAGGACGCCCAGGTGGAAACTCTTAAGAAGAGTCTTGTGGCACTCGAAGGCAAGATCGCCGAGGCGCGGACCAAGAAGGACATGCTCAAGGCCAGGGCCCAGGCGGCCAAGGCTCAGCAGCAGCTCCAGAGTGCAGTGGGAAATATGGGCAGCAATTCCGCCATGGCCGCTTTTGAGCGGATGGAGGACAAGGTTCAGGCGATGGAAGCCAGCAGTCAGGCAGCAGCTGAGTTGGCAGGCGCCGATCTGGAGAGCCAGTTTGCAGCCCTTGAGGGTGGTGATGATGTTGATGATGATCTCGCTGCCCTTCGTCAGCAACTGGCGGGTGGGCCGGAAGCCGTTGCACTTCCAGCAGCTGAACAAGGCAAGGCTGATGCTGTAAAGCCTGTCAATGTCTCGGAAGTCGACAATGACCTTGAAGAGCTCCGCCGCTCCATCGACAAGATCTGA
- a CDS encoding DUF721 domain-containing protein translates to MGRAPKSQRRRFGKGEVLLPPEPAPVQPISDCLEALKRNWRQEGSLAALWQDWPKLAGDPLSSHCQPLALRSGTLIVGAKYPQWRQALLYSKPQLLAAIRAAGHPVRDLRIQQHHPSAREVGTDPLEEWKQHPSRIDVHGIAACPRCGSPSPLGEMAQWGHCSFCRRIQLSELSTQGDRDQ, encoded by the coding sequence ATGGGTCGGGCCCCGAAATCGCAGCGGCGCCGCTTCGGGAAAGGAGAAGTGCTGTTGCCTCCTGAACCGGCACCCGTTCAACCGATTAGCGATTGTCTGGAGGCTCTTAAACGCAATTGGAGACAGGAGGGTTCACTGGCTGCGCTCTGGCAGGACTGGCCGAAACTGGCCGGCGATCCCCTCTCCAGCCATTGCCAACCACTGGCGCTGCGGAGCGGAACGCTGATCGTGGGGGCCAAATATCCCCAGTGGCGCCAGGCCTTGCTTTACAGCAAACCACAGCTGCTCGCAGCCATTCGTGCGGCAGGCCATCCAGTACGCGATCTGCGGATTCAGCAACACCATCCATCAGCGCGGGAGGTGGGCACAGATCCCCTCGAGGAATGGAAACAACACCCAAGTCGCATTGATGTGCATGGCATCGCGGCATGTCCCCGTTGTGGAAGCCCCTCTCCCCTGGGAGAAATGGCGCAGTGGGGGCATTGCAGCTTCTGCCGCCGCATCCAACTGAGTGAATTATCGACGCAGGGTGATCGCGATCAGTAA
- a CDS encoding glycosyltransferase family 39 protein, translating to MTADSSAPTPSVVRPTARQRRRGMLLILVLALAIFCWQLGNTGLVDETPPLFAASGRAMAETGDWLTPRVNGLPRFDKPPLVYWLMGLGYALPAGNVWDPLGTWAARLPSALASVLTMLALGDTLLRHPLQGDSYPRRTAIAAALAFALSPLVLIWSRTAVSDSLLTGTLALSLLCQWRCYVSGSGRRWWLAWIVLAFAVLTKGPVAVVLTGITLVLFAVIRRDLLGLWSSLRPLQGLLITGLISLPWYAAELLVEGQPFWDSFFGYHNLQRLTSVVNDHLQPWWFFGPVLVVASFPFTPLLFFGLGRVIADFVGGASFQRIPARDSLGPFAGCWLLAVFLLFTAAATKLPSYWLPATPAAALLIASTALAPSLQRRRGLLIAWGSTALLTAILAAGLLASPLWIPLIQDPEMPTLPAELMASGLVIRAAVCFIVAVLLGTWSLWGSVPGRLLAWQGPMVLFQLIALVPMIQLGDRVRQLPVRQVANQVVAQRRPGEPLAMIGVLKPSLHFYTDQVVVYEGQSRAALANLADRLSYEQRQGFQGLPTTEVDASPSVLVVINRGTAAKQHWQGLQPQKLASAGIYELWRLDRSRLEQRAADLRDEGVVLTWKKPRPERY from the coding sequence ATGACAGCGGATTCATCAGCACCGACTCCTTCAGTCGTTCGTCCAACCGCTCGCCAGCGTCGGCGTGGAATGCTGCTCATCCTGGTGTTGGCACTGGCGATCTTCTGCTGGCAGCTCGGTAATACCGGTCTCGTTGACGAAACGCCTCCTTTATTCGCGGCGTCGGGCCGTGCCATGGCGGAGACCGGTGACTGGCTCACGCCAAGGGTCAACGGGCTGCCCCGGTTCGACAAACCACCACTGGTGTATTGGCTGATGGGGCTGGGATATGCCCTGCCGGCCGGAAACGTCTGGGACCCGCTCGGTACGTGGGCGGCTCGGCTGCCCTCTGCCCTGGCCTCGGTGTTGACCATGCTCGCTCTGGGGGACACCCTGCTGCGCCACCCATTGCAGGGCGATTCCTATCCCCGTCGGACGGCCATCGCCGCAGCGCTTGCGTTCGCCCTGTCCCCACTCGTGCTGATCTGGAGCAGGACCGCTGTTAGTGATTCGCTCCTGACGGGGACGCTCGCTCTCAGCCTGCTCTGCCAATGGCGCTGCTATGTGAGTGGATCGGGTCGACGTTGGTGGCTGGCCTGGATCGTTCTGGCTTTCGCCGTCTTGACGAAAGGCCCAGTGGCGGTGGTTCTCACAGGGATCACTTTGGTGCTGTTCGCTGTGATTCGCCGGGATCTGTTAGGTCTGTGGAGTTCTCTGAGGCCTTTGCAAGGACTCCTGATTACAGGCTTGATCAGTCTTCCCTGGTATGCAGCAGAGCTGCTGGTGGAGGGGCAGCCTTTTTGGGACAGCTTTTTCGGATATCACAATCTTCAGCGCCTTACCAGCGTGGTGAACGACCATCTGCAGCCCTGGTGGTTTTTCGGACCTGTGTTAGTGGTGGCGTCATTCCCCTTCACTCCGCTGCTCTTTTTCGGATTGGGGAGGGTGATTGCCGATTTCGTGGGAGGTGCTTCCTTCCAGCGCATTCCGGCTCGCGACAGCTTGGGCCCTTTCGCTGGCTGCTGGCTGTTGGCAGTGTTTCTGCTGTTCACCGCAGCGGCGACCAAGTTGCCCAGCTATTGGCTGCCAGCTACACCGGCCGCAGCCTTGCTGATTGCCTCTACAGCCCTTGCCCCGTCTCTACAGCGACGCAGAGGGTTGCTGATCGCCTGGGGTTCAACTGCGCTTCTCACAGCGATCCTGGCGGCTGGCCTGCTGGCCTCGCCCCTCTGGATTCCTCTGATTCAGGATCCGGAGATGCCGACCCTTCCGGCTGAGCTGATGGCCAGTGGTTTGGTGATCAGAGCTGCAGTGTGTTTCATCGTTGCTGTTCTGCTTGGAACTTGGAGTTTGTGGGGCTCTGTGCCCGGACGACTGCTGGCCTGGCAGGGACCGATGGTGCTGTTTCAGCTCATTGCCCTCGTGCCGATGATCCAGCTTGGCGATCGCGTCCGTCAGCTGCCGGTGCGGCAGGTCGCCAATCAGGTTGTGGCGCAACGCCGTCCAGGAGAACCCCTGGCGATGATCGGCGTGCTCAAGCCTTCACTTCACTTCTACACGGATCAGGTGGTGGTCTACGAAGGCCAGTCAAGGGCAGCTCTCGCCAACCTCGCTGATCGTCTCAGCTATGAGCAGCGACAAGGTTTCCAGGGTTTGCCCACTACCGAGGTCGACGCTTCCCCCTCGGTGCTTGTCGTCATTAATCGTGGAACGGCAGCCAAGCAGCACTGGCAGGGTCTCCAACCTCAGAAGCTGGCCAGCGCAGGCATTTACGAGTTGTGGCGGCTGGACAGATCACGGCTTGAGCAGCGTGCTGCTGATCTGCGCGATGAAGGTGTGGTTCTCACCTGGAAGAAACCGCGACCTGAGCGTTACTGA
- a CDS encoding glycosyltransferase family 4 protein, producing the protein MNDRPLTLVLVSTPVGQLGTGRGGGVELTLASLLKGLVQRGHRLHLVAPEGSCSPVTDGTVTLHTVPGVDQPSWQHADRNAPMRIPRDAVLPRLWDRALGLGSDADALLNFGYDWLPLWLTPHVAPNIFHLVSMGSVSAVMDGAVADLARWDQRRLAFHTRRQADDFALVRPPEVVGNGFDLSRYELQLTTGGPLGWAGRVAPEKGLEDAASVAAQLGETLRVWGLVEDAAYAKRVESAVPAGTVEWCGFKPTAELQRELGGCRALLNTPKWNEAYGNVVVEALACGVPVIAYNRGGPGEIIQDGETGWLVAADDREALAKATLQVSAIDRRACRRWVERCASQEGLAARVEAWIRRGLTPVDGTIS; encoded by the coding sequence ATGAATGATCGTCCTCTGACTCTGGTGCTAGTAAGCACACCCGTAGGACAACTCGGAACTGGCAGGGGCGGCGGGGTTGAGCTCACGCTTGCTTCGTTGCTGAAGGGCCTGGTCCAGCGTGGGCATCGCCTGCATCTTGTTGCCCCGGAGGGTTCCTGTTCACCGGTGACAGACGGCACAGTGACACTTCACACCGTCCCGGGGGTTGATCAGCCGAGTTGGCAGCATGCGGATCGGAACGCACCGATGCGGATTCCCAGAGATGCTGTGCTGCCTCGTCTCTGGGATCGCGCCTTGGGGCTGGGCAGCGATGCCGATGCTCTACTCAATTTCGGATACGACTGGCTGCCGCTATGGCTCACTCCCCACGTGGCCCCAAACATTTTTCACCTCGTGAGTATGGGGTCCGTGTCTGCGGTGATGGACGGTGCGGTGGCTGATTTGGCCCGATGGGATCAGCGCCGCCTTGCGTTTCACACCCGGCGTCAGGCCGACGACTTCGCCCTGGTTAGGCCCCCTGAGGTGGTCGGTAACGGTTTCGATCTCTCCCGTTATGAGCTGCAGCTCACAACGGGTGGTCCGTTGGGCTGGGCTGGACGTGTGGCCCCCGAAAAGGGGCTTGAGGATGCGGCGTCGGTTGCGGCCCAGCTTGGCGAGACACTGCGCGTTTGGGGGCTGGTGGAGGACGCTGCCTATGCGAAGCGGGTCGAGAGTGCCGTTCCAGCGGGCACGGTTGAATGGTGCGGCTTCAAGCCCACAGCTGAGCTGCAGCGCGAGCTTGGAGGTTGCAGAGCGCTGCTCAACACGCCCAAGTGGAATGAGGCCTACGGCAATGTTGTCGTTGAGGCTTTGGCTTGTGGTGTGCCAGTGATCGCCTACAACCGTGGCGGCCCTGGAGAGATCATTCAAGACGGTGAAACCGGTTGGCTGGTAGCCGCCGATGATCGTGAAGCCCTTGCAAAAGCAACACTTCAGGTGTCGGCCATCGACCGTCGTGCCTGCCGTCGTTGGGTGGAGCGTTGCGCGAGTCAAGAAGGATTGGCAGCTCGAGTTGAAGCCTGGATCCGCAGGGGGCTGACACCAGTGGATGGCACCATCTCCTGA
- a CDS encoding DMT family transporter yields MTTLQRGLLMVLPFALWGTAMAAMAPLVESGGAPLVACLRLLPAGIVLLIAVPFLGRPLSINPADRGWFLVFTLVDAILFQFFLAKGLQGTGAGLGSVLIDSQPLIVALLARWLFAESINPIGWVGLVLGLSGIVCLGVPAPLLQHWWLQADLSDLQAGWQDGTGWMLLAALAMALGTVLCRFACRNSDPVAVTGWHMVLGGLPLLAWHGLDASTELIPPWSAFDWAQMAYASLLGSALAYSLFFWFANREDLTGFSTLGFLTPVFALASGGVLLGERLNTLQWLAVLLVLISVLLVSQRQRLWEPWLSASIAPPGDLKA; encoded by the coding sequence ATGACGACGCTGCAGCGCGGGCTGCTGATGGTGTTGCCCTTCGCTCTATGGGGGACTGCAATGGCGGCCATGGCCCCTCTGGTGGAATCTGGTGGGGCTCCGCTGGTGGCCTGTCTTCGCCTGCTCCCTGCTGGGATCGTGCTGCTGATCGCCGTTCCCTTCCTGGGGAGGCCGCTGTCCATTAATCCTGCTGATCGCGGCTGGTTTCTGGTTTTCACCCTCGTCGATGCGATTCTTTTTCAGTTTTTTCTCGCCAAGGGACTGCAGGGCACTGGTGCAGGCCTTGGATCGGTTCTGATTGATTCGCAGCCCCTGATCGTGGCTCTGCTCGCACGCTGGCTGTTCGCCGAATCGATCAATCCGATCGGCTGGGTTGGTCTTGTGCTCGGACTGTCCGGAATCGTTTGTTTGGGGGTTCCGGCACCTCTACTTCAGCACTGGTGGTTGCAGGCTGATCTCTCCGATCTGCAGGCTGGATGGCAGGACGGCACGGGCTGGATGCTGCTGGCGGCCTTGGCGATGGCCCTGGGCACCGTGCTCTGTCGCTTTGCGTGCAGAAACAGTGATCCCGTGGCGGTCACTGGGTGGCACATGGTTCTGGGTGGATTACCTTTGCTCGCTTGGCATGGTCTCGATGCCAGCACTGAGCTGATCCCACCCTGGTCGGCCTTCGACTGGGCTCAGATGGCCTACGCCTCGCTTTTAGGCAGTGCTCTGGCCTATTCCCTCTTTTTCTGGTTCGCCAACCGGGAGGATCTCACCGGTTTCAGCACGCTTGGATTTCTCACACCGGTGTTTGCGCTTGCCTCCGGGGGAGTGTTGTTGGGGGAACGGCTTAACACCCTGCAATGGTTGGCGGTGCTGCTGGTGCTGATCTCAGTGCTGTTGGTGAGTCAACGACAGCGTCTCTGGGAGCCCTGGCTTTCAGCCTCGATCGCGCCTCCCGGAGACCTGAAGGCATGA
- the sppA gene encoding signal peptide peptidase SppA: MGWLWRRKSKRRMARIVIEGAISGSTRRRVLKALRDVQEREFPALLLRIDSPGGTVGDSQEIHAALLRLREKGCKVVASFGNISASGGVYVGVAADSIVANPGTITGSIGVILRGNNLSELLAKVGVRFETVKSGAYKDILSPDRALSPEERELLQSLIDSSYDQFVTAVADGRGMDKDKVRTFADGRVFSGAQAKDLGLVDELGDEEQARLVAARLAELDEERCRPVTLGKPRKRLLQSLPGSSLLLRLDQLLTTELELSGQPLWMHRP; the protein is encoded by the coding sequence ATGGGGTGGCTTTGGCGCCGCAAGTCCAAACGCCGCATGGCGCGCATCGTGATTGAAGGCGCGATCAGTGGCTCGACAAGACGCAGGGTGCTGAAGGCTCTGCGAGACGTCCAGGAGCGGGAATTCCCGGCACTCCTGCTGCGCATCGATAGTCCAGGAGGAACGGTCGGCGACAGCCAGGAAATCCATGCTGCGCTGCTGCGCCTGCGCGAAAAAGGCTGCAAGGTAGTGGCAAGCTTCGGGAACATTTCCGCTTCAGGAGGTGTCTATGTCGGCGTGGCAGCTGATTCGATCGTGGCCAATCCCGGCACGATCACTGGTTCGATCGGTGTCATTCTGCGGGGCAACAACCTCTCGGAATTGCTGGCGAAAGTCGGTGTGCGCTTCGAAACCGTTAAGAGTGGTGCCTACAAGGACATTCTTTCCCCCGACCGGGCTCTGAGTCCTGAGGAACGTGAACTGCTCCAGAGCTTGATTGACAGCAGTTACGACCAATTCGTCACTGCCGTTGCCGACGGCCGTGGAATGGACAAAGACAAGGTTCGGACCTTCGCTGATGGACGGGTGTTCAGTGGTGCACAAGCCAAGGATCTGGGCCTTGTGGATGAGCTAGGGGATGAGGAACAGGCTCGATTGGTGGCAGCCCGCTTAGCTGAGCTTGATGAGGAGCGCTGTCGTCCTGTGACCCTCGGCAAACCTCGCAAACGCCTCCTGCAAAGCCTGCCTGGATCCAGCCTTCTGCTGCGACTCGATCAGTTGCTGACCACGGAACTTGAGCTGAGCGGCCAGCCTCTCTGGATGCACAGACCATGA
- the aroH gene encoding chorismate mutase, translating to MTAPRLLRGLRGATTCADNSTHAIHEAVTELVDALMDQNALDPDQLVSVTFSVTADLDASFPAATARHRSGWEEVALLDVQQMAVQGDLARCIRLLAHAWLPYDRSLHHPYLRGASRLRPDRSSHN from the coding sequence ATGACAGCCCCTCGGCTGCTGCGAGGCCTGCGCGGTGCCACCACCTGCGCTGACAACAGCACCCATGCCATCCATGAGGCTGTCACCGAGCTGGTGGATGCACTGATGGACCAGAACGCCCTGGATCCAGATCAGCTGGTCTCGGTGACGTTCTCCGTGACAGCCGATCTGGACGCCAGCTTTCCCGCAGCGACGGCACGCCACCGCTCAGGCTGGGAAGAAGTGGCCCTTCTGGATGTCCAACAGATGGCCGTGCAGGGAGATCTTGCCCGTTGCATCCGTCTGTTGGCACACGCCTGGCTTCCATACGATCGATCGCTTCACCATCCCTACCTAAGGGGAGCATCAAGGCTGCGCCCGGACCGATCTAGTCACAACTGA